The DNA window GTCGCATTGCGGTGCGTCAGCGGCGCCCTGGCATTCGGTGCATTTCTTTGGGTCGATCACGTAAACAGCGCCTTTGAAGCGGATGGCCTTCGAGGGGCATTCGCTTTCACAGGCACCACAGGCGGTGCAGTCGTCGGCGTTGATGGACATGGCCATGGCGATATCTCCTTGGAACGGGTCGCCATCAACATCGCAAGCCGCATGCCACGGAAAATCTTGTTTTCCATCAATGCGCTATGGAGAGCTCACTGAGAAAAGGCCTGGAAGCGACATGCCCTTGTCGGACTTCCGACAGAGCGTGGTCAGAAGCGCTTCAGCTCAACGCGGTGCTTCTTCAGCGCATAGCCGATCTGGCGCGGCGTCAGACCGAGGATGCGGGCGGCCTTGGCCTGCACCCAGCCGGACTTTTCCATGGCGTCGATCAAACGTTCCTTCTCGCCCGCGCGGTGGCCGAGGGCGGGACAGTCGGCACCGGCATGCTCACAGACGTGGCCTTCGGCCGGAGACTCGTCATGTATGGGTTCGGCCTGCGGTGGTCTGGTCTGAGGAAGCTGAGGCCGCAGACCGGGTACCAGTATTTCGCCCCGCTTCAGCGCTGTCAGTTGCTCGTCGGCGGTCACATGGTGAGCGCCAGTCCACAGCGTCGCCGACAAGCATTCACCGTGAGCGCAGGCGAAATCCTCGCGACGGATGGTATCGCTGCGGCTCAGCGTCGCAGTGCGGCGGACGCAGTTCTCCAGTTCGCGGACGTTGCCGGGGAAATAGCACTTGCCGAGAAGATCGAGCGCCTTGTCGGTGATGGTCAGCCGGCGGCTATTTTCCCGGTTGAAGCGGTCGAGGAAGGCGCGGGCAAGCAGCTGAATGTCGCCGGGCCGCTCACGCAGCGGCGGCAGGAACACCGGTACGACGTTGATACGATAATAGAGGTCGGCGCGGAAATCGCCCCGCGTCACGGCCGCTTCGAGGTCGCGGTTGGTGGCGCAGATCAGGCGAACATCGACCTTCAGCGTCCGTGTACCTCCAACCCGCTCGAACTCGCCCTCCTGGAGAACGCGCAGCAGCTTGGACTGGAAGGCGGGCGAGATCTCGCCGATTTCATCGAGCAGCAGCGTGCCGCCGTTGGCAAGTTCGAACCGGCCGGGCTTCAGCGCGATGGCGCCGGTGAACGCGCCTTTCTCGTGACCGAACAGCTCCGATTCCAGCACGCTCTCGGAAACGGCGGCGCAGTTGAGCTTGATGAATGGCTTGGTCTTGCGACTGGACAGTTCATGAACGGCGCGGGCGAACAACTCCTTGCCGGTACCGCTCTCACCGCGCAGCAGCACAGTGGAATTGGACGGCGCAACAATGGATATGGTCTCCATGACGCGACGCACCGACGGGCTGTCACCGACAATGCCACCAATGGCAACCCGGGCGCGGGATGGCTTGGGCTTTTCGTCGAGTGCCTTTTCGAGCCGGGACCGCTCGTCGATCAGACGTTTACGGTCGGCGGCAACGACGCGATGCAAACGCACCGCCTGCCCCACGAGATTGGCGACCATGGCGAGAAAGCGCAGGTCCTCGTCGATGCGGATATCGGCCGAGCCGTCCCAGACGCGATCGATGCTGAGCGTGCCAATGACCTTGAGGTCGTCCTTGATCGGCACACCGACGAAGGAGACGCGGCTGGGATCGTGGGCGGCCTGCGTGCCGGCAAACAGCGGATCTATGGCCGTGTCCTGCACGACCAGGGAAGTCTGGGTCGCTACGATCCGGTCGATCACCGCCTGCGGCAAGCTGTCGATCGGCCGCCCCTTCACTTCGCCGGCCCAGCCGGCGGTGGCGACGATTTCCGGCTCGCCGGCTTCGTCGATCACCACGATCATGCCGCGCCGCATGGCGAGGAAGGAGGTGAGGATATTGACGACACTCGCCAACATGCTCTCAAGGCGGACGGGCGCGTTGAGAATCTTGGAGATCTCGTAAAGGCCGAACAGCGCCATCTCGGCGCTCTGCCGGCTTTCACGGCGTGTAACGGGCACCGTCGCTGCCGGTGCAAGGCGCGACGCTTGGCGGACTGCCACGATCATGCCATGGCTCCTCAGGTCGGGCCGGCTGGGAGGGGACCGGCTTCCCACCTCTAAAGGTTCGAGGCAAAACCTGGTTTTGTCACGCACGAATTGCAGTCATTCCTGACACCACCCTGCATAATACGAAAGCATATAAGTCTATATACTTAAAATAGTTCGGAAGAATGGGCGGAGAGACTGAAGGCCGCCTGCCTGCAAGTCGTTGCGCCATCAACTGTCGACGCGATGGCCACCATCGAGTGTGCAGTGCGACGCATATGAGCACGGGGGACGGCATCCCGACGCTGCCGAATGCCACTGATGCGGCGATCGGAAACTCGCCTGGGTTGGCTTTCTGGAAATGGAGAGTTCTTACTCAGTTTTGAACTCAATGGGGACCGTGACCTTAAAAGGTGCGTCAAGGGCCTGTGGAACCGGCGGAAAGCTGCCGACGCGACGGATCAGACGCTCGGCGGCGGCTGCGACGGTCGTGCCGCCACCGACGGAGAGACCGATGATCGAACCGTCGCGGCCAATCGACAGTGACACTGTTGCCCGGCCGGTCGCGCCATCGGCGTCGCTTGCCCGGCGCTTGCCGACAATCGCTCGCCGGATGGAACTGCGATAGGCGGCAAGCACGTCGGCTACCTCGCGGCCCGCTCCAGCGCCGGCTGCCTGCGCGTCGGCCGGTGGGGGCTGTACTTCGGGTGGCTTTTTTGGAGCAGGCTTCTTGCGCTCGGGCTTTTTGGGTTCAGGTTTTGGCTTCACCTCGGCGGTCTCGACCATCTCCGGCGGCGGGATGGGTGGCAGCGGAATGGCCACCTCCGAAGGCGGCAGCGTCTCCGGCTCGGATGGTGCCTCTGCGAGATCCTCCACCGTGTCGACGGTTTCGATCTCCTCCGGTGCGGGCAACACCTCGGCGAGCTCCGGCTCGGGCGGCCGCGTGATCACTTCCTCGGGCAGCGTTTCCGCCACTTCCTCAACGGCCATCTGCTCGACGCTCTCAAGCGGCGGCAGTTCTGGCTCCGGAGGCAGGTCGATCATCACAACCGCCTCCGGCGCGGCCACCGCTGCCTCTGGGCCACTGGTCGGAACGAGCCACCACAGCGCTCCCCCATGCAGGGCCAGACCAAAGGCGCCGGCCAACGACCAACGCATCAGCCCGGACCGCCGCGAGAGAAGCTCGGTCATCGGTCGGGAGTAAGTACCCATTGGATCGGTTCGGTCTCTGATCGTCAGCCGCCCGCCGGGGCGGCAGCCTGCTCGATGCCGACCAGCGCCACCTTGAGGTAGCCGGCTGCCCGCAGAAGGTTCATCGCCTCGGCAAGGTCGCCATAGGGCACCGTCTTGTCGGCTCTCAGAAAGATGCGCTCATCCTTGTCGCCGCCGGTTGCCGCGTCGAGGCTGCCTGCCAGGGCATCGCGCTCCACCTTGTCCTCGCCGACGCTGATCGAGAGGTCTTCCCGCACCGTAACGAACAGAGGTTTTTCCGGACGCGGGGCACCCGCGGCCGTCGAGCCAGGCAGGTCGACGGGGACATCGACCGTGGCCAGCGGCGCCGCCACCATGAAAATGATCAACAGCACCAGCATCACGTCGATAAACGGGGTCACGTTGATTTCGTGGTTCTCGGCAAGATCGGAACCGTCGTCGAGTCGGGCAGCCATGGCAGGCCTCCTTCGAGCGCCGAGCCGGGAGCTGGCCCGGCTCGATAGCGCTTTCTCAATTGAGGGAGCCGGCGTCGAGCCGGCCGGTTTCGAGATCGCGCGAGAGCGTGCGGATGAGTCCTTCGGAAAGGTCCGTCATATCGGCGCGGAAGGCTGCGGTCCGGCGGGCAAGGTGGTTGTAGACCACCACCGCCGGAATGGCGGCGACAAGACCGGTCGCGGTGGCCAGAAGCGCCTCGGCGATACCCGGCGCGACCACCGCGAGATTGGTCGTCTGGCTCTCGGAGATGCCGACGAAGGCGTTCATGATACCCCAGACGGTGCCGAACAGACCGACGAACGGAGCTGTTGAACCGATGGTGGCCAGCAGGCCGGTGCCGACCATGGCTCGCCGGCTTGCCGCCGCCTCAAGGCGGGAGAGGCGCGAGCGCACCCGCTCGATGAGACCACCGGCAACCACGCCGGTGCCGGCCGCGTCGCGACCGGTCTGAGCGATTTCATCGGCGATCTCTGCCAGCATGACGGCGAGCGGCCGTGGCAGACGAGTGCGACGAGCAAGACCGGCGATGCCGGCCTCGGCAGCGACGGCAGCAACGCCACGCCGGACTGCGCGGCCAAGGGCGAAGAGCTCCAACACCTTACCGACCAGGATCACCCAAGTGACCAGCGAGGCGGCAATGAGACCGACCATCACCGCTTTCACGACGAGATCGGCGGCCATGAACATGCCGAAGGGCGTCAGGTCGTGTGGCAGGGTAACGGCGGCAACGATGGAATCGGGGTTCATCGCGGCCTCACTTGTCGAATGTGGCCGAGGCGCGCGACCGCGGCTCCACCACATCGAGGCAGGCGTCGGAGGCAAGCCCCCCCGCCTCGCAGGACAGGACGTCATTGATCAGCAAGCGACCGACGCTCTCGCAGGCAAGACCTTTGAGGTCGAAGGTTTTGACCACCGTCCGCCCAGCCTTGAGGGGACCGGCGTCCACACCCACTCGCCTTGCCACGATCCCCTCTCCGTCAAAGACGACAAGATCGAGCTTCAGCGCCGAAAATGATGACGCCGTCCCGTTCTTTTCGACCAAGGTCACACGGCAGCCACCATCGACCGCATCGAGGCGGTTCAGCTCAAGTGAAAAGGCGCCAGCAGGAGACGGAGCCGACTGGGCAAGTGATGGCGAGGCCGACAGCACAACAGCGGCGGCGACCATACGAAAGAGCGGGTTGAGACGTTGCTGGGTCACGCGCGTCAGTCCGGAAAGGAGATGGGGAGGCGGAGTCATGGGAGCGGGGATTGCGAAGCTGAAGCAGCAGGGGGCAACGTGGCCGCGCGGATGCGGTTCATCAGCTCGTAGTCAAACAGAGCGAAGCCGTGGGTGATCGCCTCGCCAGTTCGCCGACGGCACTCGCGAAAAAAATCCCGCTTTTCAGACATTTACCTCTGACCCACGCCTGCATTTGCGACTGAAAATCAATCGCATAAGGGTTTTCCCTTAAACTTGACTCGTTCGATCATGTATATAAACAGGGAGACTTGAAGCTGTCGACGGTCAGGGTTTCAGCGAAAACGGCGGTTTCTTTTTCGCAAACAGCTGAGGTCGCTCCAAACATGATGAGACGGCTTCCGAGTGGCATTGGGTGCATTCATGGAACTGTCGGCGGCGGCATCGGAACACGACGGCATATCGCTCGCCTACCGGCTCACGCCGGGGGGCGCGGACCCAGAGGCGGTAGCCGAGATCCAGCCGGGTTTTCGCCTGTTCGTCTGTCTCTGTGGCTGGCAGCGTTTCGAGGTCGATGACCAGCGGCTCGACGTCTCCGCCGATGAAGGACCGGTGGCGCTGGCACTATCGCTCACCCGTCCAGCACAGCTGAGGCGGATTGCCCAATCGGAAGATCGGATGGGTCACCTGGTGATCACCGCCCCGCGCGACTGGGCTTCAGCTCTGGATCTCAAGGAAACCGGCCATGGCGATGCTCTCGCCACTTTTCTCGCCACGCACGGCAGCTGCCACACCTGGCGTCTCGATGATCACAGTATCCGTCTCGCCCAGCTCGCCGCCGATCCGCCGGCCTGGATGCCACGCGAGGCACTCTCTCTCTACCGGCGCGCCCGTGCCTTCGACCTGATCTGCCTGACGCTCAGCACCCTGGCGCTCCGACGGGAGGAGAACACCCTTCCTCGCCCGGCCCAATCACTGCTCGGCGAGCGCATCCGTATCTATCTGCTCGATCATCTCAATGAGCCGCTGACCATCGACGCGGTCGCCCAAGCGATGGGTGCCTCTGTCAGCGTCGTGCAGCGTTGCTTCAAGGAGCTCTATGGCATGACGGTGTTCGACTTCGTGCGTCGCCGCCGCCTTGATGCGGCTCGCGATGCCCTCGACAACCGGGGCGTCAGCATCGCCTGCGCCGCCTTCATGGCCGGATATTCAGCGCCGTCGAGCTTCGCCACCGCCTTCAGGAAAGCCTACGGCGTACCGCCAAAACTCAGGCGGCGGCAAGCCATGCCGTTCCTTGAGGCGGCCGAGTGAGCGGCCATAACGGAGAACTGCAGGCAAGAGGAACGCGGCGTCTAAAACGAGGTCGTGAAAATCGGTGGTGGGTGCACCGTTAGCTTGGCACCTTACGAGGTCGGCCCTCAGACCGTTTCGCCGGCCCAGCGTTCGTAAACGGCGCCGACATTGCCGGAGAAATAGTCTGGATTAAGGTCACGGATCGGCGCCAGGCTGACCCTGAGACCATCAAGGTGACGGTCCATCGCGGCGGCGGCGGCGGCAACGTCGTGGCCGGCGATGGCATCGATGATTGCCTCATGCTCGGCAAGCGCTCGCTCCATGCGGTGCGGCTGGGGAAGGGTCAGACGGCGATAGCGATCGAGTTGCACCTTGATCTGGACAACCATCGTCCAAAGGCCCGGCAGTCTGCCGGCTTCGGCGATGGCGCGGTGCATCAGTTCGTCGGCCGCGTGGAAGCCGTCGATGTCACCCGTGGCCAGCGTCTCGCGCTGGCGTTCAATGATCGCTTTCAGACTGGCCACATCGGACCCTCTGGCGCCCTCGGCGGCCGCCCGCACAGTCACCGCCTCGAGCGCGGCGCGGGCAACGATGATCTCAGGCAGGATTTCGGCCGGGATGCGGGCCACCATGGTGCCCGACTTGGGAACGATCTCTATCAGCTTCTCATCGGCGAGGCGAAGCAGCGCCTCGCGCACCGGCGTCCGGCTGACGCGCGCCTCAAGCGCGATCTCCTTTTCGAAGATGGCATCACCCGGCCGGCGCCGCATGGAAACGATGTCGTCGCGCAACCGGCGATGAACGAGCTGGGCAGCGGTTTCTCCGACCGGCAGATTGCTGGCCGGCGATCGCCCGGTGTCACTCATCGACCATGTCGTCATCACGTCCGCTCCATGGACAGCTTTGAAAATGAGGCGCCCTGCCCACGCCCAGGCGGTTCGGCAAAGGCAAAAATTCAGATCACCCCGACGGGGCTGCCGACGACCGATCGTGAGCAGCGCGGCCGGAGCTTTGTATATCAGATATATAAAAAAGATCAGAGCGGGTTAGTACCAAGCCACCGCATCCGCGCGTGATCCGGACCGATACGTACGCCAGCCCAAACCGCGCCGATGTGCCACCTCCAGCAAAACTGAGCGGCCGGAAAGTGCAACGTGACGCTCACGTGACCACGCAAACATTCTGACGCAGTTTTTCCAATTTGTCCAAAATGTGTCGAGCCACTTCAATGCGACTATTCAAATTCATATACCTCATATATCTTGTATATAAGAATGTATATATTCATCTCGCCGCCTGCATGTCTCCACTATTATTTCCATCTATCGCATCTATACGCAAACTAAATCGAGTATATATTGAAATATAGACTTTCGTATTTCCGAAATTTTCTGATTTTTAGCGTGGATTAATGCGTATTGACTTATAGACACAAGACTCAGATGTTTCGGGCCAGCAAAACGCAACCCGCCGAGGAGCGGGAAGACGACATCCGGCCCGAAACGGACTGGAAGAGCGACGATCGGAGGATGACGTGACCCAGGACATCCGTGTAGCAGCCATCGGCGAGTGCATGGTCGAACTGCAGGAGCGGCCCGATGGGGGCATCACGCAATCCTTCGGCGGTGACACCTTCAACACCGCGGCCTACATGGCGCGGCTCGGCGAAGGGCTTGGAGCTTTCGTCGACTATGTAAGCGCCATCGGCGACGATCCATTCAGCGACGCCATGGCTGCTTTCTGGCGTGCCCAGGGCGTCAGCGATCGCTTGGTGCTGCGCCGTCCGGGCCGTCGTCCTGGCCTTTACTTCATCAAGACCGACGCAGCAGGCGAACGCCGTTTCTACTACTGGCGCGGTGAGGCCGCCGTTCGCGAAGCGTTTGAAACCGACGGCTCCGACGCCATCCTCACGGCGCTTGCCGGCTACAGCAATGTCTATCTCTCAGGCATCAGCCTGGCAGTTCTGAAGCCACAAAGTCGCGCCCGGCTCATCGCCCGCCTTGCCGAGCTTGCCAACGAAGGTGTCGCCGTCGATTTCGACTGCAACTACCGACCGCTCCTGTGGGAGAACATCGAAACGACGCGCGCTGTCTATGAACAGGTCATCGCCTTTGCGAGCCGCGTTCTGGTGACGGTCGAGGAGCTTTCGGTGCTCGGCATCGAGCCAACTCCCGAGGCCGGCGCCGCCCATTTCAAGGCGCTGCCGCGCCTTGAGACGGTGATCAAAGATGGTGCCCAGCCGTGCACGCTGATCCATGACGGCAAGGTGGAAACCGTGCCGGCCATCGTCGTCGACAAGGTCGTCGACACCACGGCCGCCGGCGACAGTTTCTCGGCCGCCTACCTTCTTGGTCGCAGCCTTGGCCTTGCCCCGACGGAAGCCGCCCGTCGCGCCCACGTCGTTGCTGGCGCGGTCGTGCAGCATCGGGGCGCCATCATTCCGAAAGATGCCACCCCAGACGTCTTCGCCGCTGAGATCGCCCGGCACCGCTGATCCGCCGGCCCACACAAAAAACCAAATACTCTACGCTGGAGAGGACTGGACCCATGAACATCAAGAAGACGATCGACAAAATCCCCGGCGGCCTGATGCTGGTGCCGCTGATCCTCGGCGCGCTCTGCAAGACTTTCTATCCTGAAGCCGGCAAGTACTTCGGCTCCTTCACCAACGGCCTGGTTTCCGGCACCGTGCCGATCCTCGCCGTCTGGTTCTTCTGCATGGGTGCCACCATCGACCTTCGGGCCACCGGCACCGTGTTGCGCAAGTCGGGCAACCTCGTCGTCGTCAAGACGCTGATCGCCTGGGCCGCGACCTATGCCGCCGCCCAGTTCTTGCCGCTCGAGGGTGTGCAATCGGGTTTGTTCGCAGGTTTCTCGGCACTGGCCATCTGCGCCGCCATGGACATGACCAACGGTGGCCTCTACGCGGCGGTTATGCAGCAGTACGGCTCCAAGGAAGAAGCCGGTGCCTTCGTGCTGATGTCCATCGAATCAGGCCCGCTTGTGTCGATGTTCATCCTCGGCGCGGCCGGCGTCGCCACCTTCGAACCGCATCTGTTCGTCGGCGCGGTACTGCCCTTCCTGGTCGGCTTCCTGCTCGGCAACCTCGACAAGGACCTGAAGGAATTCTTCGGCAAGTGCGTGCACACGCTGATCCCGTTCATCGGCTTCGCCCTTGGCAACGGCATCGACCTGCACGTCATCGCCCAGACCGGCCTCGGCGGCCTGCTGCTCGGCGTCATCGTCATGATCATCACCGGTATTCCGCTGATGCTGGCCGACAAGTTGATCGGTGGCGGCAATGGCACCGCCGGCCTGGCGGCCTCCTCAACCGCCGGCGCCGCTGTCGCCAATCCGATGATCATCGCCGAGATGGTGCCCGCCTTCAAACCGGCCGCCGCGGCCGCCACTTCTCTGGTCGCCGCCGCCTGTCTCACCACAGCCATCCTTGTGCCGATTTTGACCGGCATGTGGGCCAAGCGTATCAAGGGCGCAACGCCCGCGGCACCCGCGGCTCCCGCGGAAGGGCTGCAGGTAGCGGAGTAATCGCGGAGGGGCCGGCACGCCGGCCCCAACCCCATTTCAGGAGGAAGCCGATGTATCTCAGCCATATCGCCACGCTCGACCGTGATGCCGCGAACCTGCCGGAAGATATCCGGCGCGGTCTTCGGTTCCTTGCCGGAACCGATATCGCCGCCCTGCCGGCCGGGCGCGTCGATATCGACGGCGATCGCATGTTCGCACTGATCCAGGATTACGAGACGGCACCGAAGGCTGACAAGCGTCCCGAATCGCACGCCCGCTACATCGACATCCAGTACATGGCGAGCGGCCGCGAAGTGATCGGTTATGCGCCACTCTCCGGCGACAATCCGGTGGCTGAGAACCTGTTCGAGGACCGTGACGTGCAGTTCTTTTCGGCAGTGGCTGACGAGACAGATCTCGTACTCGGCACGGGTGCCTATGCCGTATTCCATCCCACCGACATTCACCGCCCCGGCTGTATCGCCGGTGCGCCGACCAAGGTTCGGAAGGTCGTGGTCAAGATTCTGGCCTGACTTTCCGCCACTCATCATTATTGGAGGTATCAATGGATATTCGTTATTCGGCTAATCAGAAGGATTTCAAGCGCTACACCACCGAGGAGATGCGCGCGGAATTCCTGATCGAAAATCTCTACGTCGATGACCAGGTCGTCGCGGTTTATTCCCACGTCGACCGCATGGTGACATTCGGCTGCAAGCCGGTGAACGAAGCAGTGGCACTCGACAAGGGTATCGACTGCCTGAAGAATTTCGGCACGACCTACATTTTGGAACGCCGCGAGATCGGCATCTTCAATATTGGCGGGGCCGGCTCGATCGAGGCGGATGGCGAGACCTTCCACCTCGGCTTCCAGGATTGCCTCTACGTCACCAAGGGCACGAAGTCCGTCATCTTCAAGAGCGACGACGCCAAGGCGCCGGCCAAGTTCTACATGGTCTCCGCCCCGGCGCATAAAGCCTGCAAGACCACCTTCCTGTCGCTCACCGACGCCAAGAAGAAGCCGCTTGGCGACGAGGCCACTGCCAACAAGCGCGTCATCAACCAGTTCATCCATCCGGACGTCCTGGAAACCTGCCAGCTCTCCATGGGCCTCACCCAGCTCGCGCCCGGCAGCGTCTGGAACACCATGCCCGCCCACACCCACGAGCGGCGCATGGAAATCTACACCTACTTCAACATCCCCCAGGGGCAGGCCGTCTTCCACATGATGGGTGAAGGCAATCAGACCCGCCACATCCTGGTGCAGAACGAGCAGGCAGTGATCTCCCCGTCCTGGTCGATCCATGCCGGTTGCGGCACCGCTGCCTATACCTTCATCTGGGCGATGGGCGGCGAAAACCAAACCTTCGACGACATGGACCACATCGCCATCAGCGACCTGCGCTGAGCGAGCAAGGACAGACTGCAATGACCTATCCGAACGCATTCTCGCTCGAAGGCAAGGTGGCGTTGGTCACCGGCGCCTCCTACGGCATCGGCTTTGCGCTGGCCAGCGCTCTGGCCGAAGCCGGCGCCATCATCGCTTTCAACGACATCAATGAAGAGTTCCTCGCGAAAGGTGTCGCCGCCTACAAGGCAGCCGGCATCGACGCGCGCGGCTATATCGCCGACGTCACCGACGAAGCCGCCGTTCAGAAGCTGGTGGCCGATATCGAAAAAGATCTCGGCACGATCGACATCCTGGTCAACAACGCCGGCATCATCAAGCGCGTTCCCATGCACGAGATGGACGTCAAGGACTTCCGCCAGGTGATCGACATCGACCTGACGGCGCCGTTCATCGTCGCCAAGGCGGTGATCCCCAGCATGATGAAGAAGGGCAGCGGCAAGATCATCAACATCTGTTCGATGATGTCCGAGCTGGGCCGCGAGACGGTGTCGGCCTACGCGGCGGCCAAGGGCGGCCTCAAGATGCTGACCCGCAACATCGCTTCCGAATACGGCGCCTTCAACATCCAGTGCAACGGCATCGGGCCAGGCTATGTCGAGACGCCGCAGACCGCGCCGCTGCGCGTGCCCGGCCACCCGTTCGATTCCTTCATCCGCGCGAAGACGCCGGCCGGCCGCTGGGCCACCACCGACGATCTCAAGGGACCGGCGGTGTTCCTCGCTTCGTCGGCATCGGACTTCGTCAACGGGCATATTCTCTACGTCGACGGTGGCATTCTCGCCTACATCGGCAAGCAGCCCTGATCGGCTGACATGATTGAATACGGCGGCCGCGTTCTTTCGGGAATGCGGCCGCTGCCGTTTCAGGCGTAGACGCGATGATAGCGACGGCCGAGCGAAGTCAGCACTTCGTAGCCGATCGTGCCCGCGGCGCGCGCCACGTCATCGACGCTCTGGTGCGGACCGATCAGTTCCAGAAGATCACCCTCGGCGAGCGTTCCCGGCGGCAATGCGCTCACATCCACCGAAAAGCTGTCCATGGAGACGCGTCCGACAGACGGCAGGCGCGTATCGCCGAAGTAGGCGGCGCCAGCCCCGTTCGAGTAGCGACGCCACCAGCCATCGGCGTAGCCTATGGCAAGCGTTGCGAGGCGGGTCGTCCGACTGGCGCGGAATGTATAGCCGTAGCCGACCGAGGCACCAGCCTCGATCTCCCGCAGTTGGGCGACACGGACTCTGAGATCAACCACCGGCTTGATGCCCCCGGCAAGCGGGCTGGTCTCGATGCCATAGAGCGAAGCACCTGGACGGCAAAGATCGAAATGATAATCAGGTCCGAGGAAGATGCCGCTCGAGGCGGCGAGCGAGCCGGCAAGGCCTGGAAGGCGCTCGCGGGCAGCGCGGAAGGCGGCGAGTTGCTCGCCGCTCGCCGACTTCACCGGTTCGTCGGCACAGGCAAGGTGGCTCATGATCAGGCGGGCACCGGTGGCGGAGAGCAGGCCAGGATCACCGGCGAGCGCCTGCTGCTCAGCAACATCGAGGCCAAGACGAGACATGCCCG is part of the Pleomorphomonas sp. PLEO genome and encodes:
- the kduI gene encoding 5-dehydro-4-deoxy-D-glucuronate isomerase, which gives rise to MDIRYSANQKDFKRYTTEEMRAEFLIENLYVDDQVVAVYSHVDRMVTFGCKPVNEAVALDKGIDCLKNFGTTYILERREIGIFNIGGAGSIEADGETFHLGFQDCLYVTKGTKSVIFKSDDAKAPAKFYMVSAPAHKACKTTFLSLTDAKKKPLGDEATANKRVINQFIHPDVLETCQLSMGLTQLAPGSVWNTMPAHTHERRMEIYTYFNIPQGQAVFHMMGEGNQTRHILVQNEQAVISPSWSIHAGCGTAAYTFIWAMGGENQTFDDMDHIAISDLR
- a CDS encoding gluconate 5-dehydrogenase produces the protein MTYPNAFSLEGKVALVTGASYGIGFALASALAEAGAIIAFNDINEEFLAKGVAAYKAAGIDARGYIADVTDEAAVQKLVADIEKDLGTIDILVNNAGIIKRVPMHEMDVKDFRQVIDIDLTAPFIVAKAVIPSMMKKGSGKIINICSMMSELGRETVSAYAAAKGGLKMLTRNIASEYGAFNIQCNGIGPGYVETPQTAPLRVPGHPFDSFIRAKTPAGRWATTDDLKGPAVFLASSASDFVNGHILYVDGGILAYIGKQP
- the alr gene encoding alanine racemase gives rise to the protein MSASGNVSGGTAAGGILTISVDAVVANWRSLAARVAPARSAAVVKADAYGLGAAPLVRPLYDAGCRDFFVVALSEADALRPLLPLDATIYVLNGLLPGTAGAYGDGILPVLNSLAQCRAWAEAMLGSRPSVIQVDTGMSRLGLDVAEQQALAGDPGLLSATGARLIMSHLACADEPVKSASGEQLAAFRAARERLPGLAGSLAASSGIFLGPDYHFDLCRPGASLYGIETSPLAGGIKPVVDLRVRVAQLREIEAGASVGYGYTFRASRTTRLATLAIGYADGWWRRYSNGAGAAYFGDTRLPSVGRVSMDSFSVDVSALPPGTLAEGDLLELIGPHQSVDDVARAAGTIGYEVLTSLGRRYHRVYA